A single window of Mycolicibacterium aurum DNA harbors:
- a CDS encoding glycoside hydrolase family 16 protein yields the protein MDRRSAMFMMGLGVAAVATPLGTAHAQPPPAPVEPPPVAAETGPLMLFQDEFNGPAGSPPDPGRWFIVPARETIRNPNEWDKPFNMGRYVTDQEHVFQDGSGNLVIRATRGEGANIQEKYAGAKIMGLWRGGMGTTWEARVKLDCLTDGAWPAFWLVNDNPVRGGEVDLVEWYGNNDWPSGTTVHARLDGTSFATDRHPVDSAWHTWRMTWLPTGLYFWKDYQPGMEPFFTVPANSLQDWPFNDPGFTMVPVFNIAVGGSGGREPAAGTYPAEMRVDWIRVFAS from the coding sequence ATGGATCGCCGTAGTGCCATGTTCATGATGGGGCTGGGGGTGGCCGCGGTCGCGACCCCGCTCGGCACCGCTCATGCCCAGCCGCCCCCGGCGCCCGTCGAACCGCCGCCGGTGGCCGCGGAGACCGGCCCGCTGATGCTGTTCCAGGACGAGTTCAACGGTCCGGCGGGTTCGCCGCCCGACCCCGGCCGATGGTTCATCGTGCCTGCCCGCGAGACGATTCGGAACCCCAACGAGTGGGACAAGCCCTTCAACATGGGCCGCTACGTCACCGACCAGGAGCACGTGTTCCAGGACGGCAGCGGCAACCTGGTCATCCGCGCCACCCGGGGCGAGGGCGCCAACATCCAGGAGAAGTACGCCGGCGCGAAGATCATGGGCCTGTGGCGTGGCGGGATGGGCACGACGTGGGAGGCCCGAGTCAAGCTGGACTGCCTGACCGACGGGGCATGGCCGGCGTTCTGGCTGGTCAACGACAATCCGGTCCGTGGCGGCGAAGTCGACCTGGTGGAGTGGTACGGCAACAACGACTGGCCGTCGGGAACGACGGTGCACGCGCGGTTGGACGGCACGTCCTTCGCGACCGACCGCCACCCCGTCGACAGCGCGTGGCACACCTGGCGCATGACCTGGCTGCCCACCGGCTTGTACTTCTGGAAGGACTACCAGCCGGGGATGGAGCCGTTCTTCACCGTGCCCGCCAACTCGCTGCAGGACTGGCCGTTCAACGATCCGGGATTCACGATGGTCCCGGTGTTCAACATCGCCGTCGGCGGGTCCGGCGGCCGTGAACCGGCCGCAGGCACGTATCCCGCCGAGATGCGCGTCGACTGGATCCGCGTCTTCGCCAGCTAG
- a CDS encoding MerR family DNA-binding transcriptional regulator, producing the protein MRSPKPTIGEFATVTHLSVRTLRRYHEARAS; encoded by the coding sequence ATGCGTTCGCCGAAGCCGACCATCGGGGAGTTCGCCACGGTGACGCACCTCAGCGTGCGGACGTTGCGGCGCTACCACGAGGCCCGGGCTTCGTGA
- a CDS encoding AMP-dependent synthetase/ligase yields the protein MGGRGTAPDTRGRPFDDVAWVAERVPSVARLFLDRVAATPRAEAFRFPGDGGWQSVTWQQTGDRAVRLSAGLVALGIEPEERVALASSTRYEWVLVDFAILCAGAATTTLYPTTNATDIAFIIANSGSRVVFAEDQAQVDKVLAHRADLPEVEHVVIIDGVGDGDFVITLAQLEIRGQQLLSETPDVIDKRVAAIRPDSLASIIYTSGTTGRPKGVRLTHRAWTYTASAIDALHILGPDDLNYLWLPLAHAFGKVMLALPLIVGYPTAIDGHVDRIVANLAVVHPTFMAAAPRIFEKAHARIQATVAEEGGLKKTVFDWAIGVGIRASEAREAGRRLSPLLSVQHAIADRLVFQSIRNRFGGRLRFFVSAAAPLDRDIARWFDAIGIPMLEGYGLTETAAASFINRPDAYRFGTVGLPFLGTEVMIADDGEILVRSPGVMTGYHDLPEATAEALDKDGWLRTGDIGSIDDDGFLRITDRKKDLFKTSQGKYVAPTAISASFKAICPYASEMIVVGAARPYCVALVGLDGDAIMHWAAENGLAGRSFVEVARHDSTRKLIDGYVDTLNEQLNRWERIRKFAIIDRELSIATGDLTPSLKAKRNVIMAKSADVIEHLYT from the coding sequence ATGGGCGGCCGGGGGACCGCGCCCGACACCCGCGGTAGACCTTTCGACGATGTGGCCTGGGTCGCCGAGCGGGTGCCCTCGGTCGCACGCTTGTTCCTCGACAGGGTCGCCGCCACGCCGCGCGCCGAGGCGTTCCGATTCCCCGGCGACGGCGGCTGGCAGAGCGTCACGTGGCAGCAGACCGGCGACCGCGCCGTCCGCCTATCGGCCGGGCTGGTCGCGCTGGGCATCGAACCCGAGGAGCGGGTCGCGCTGGCGTCGTCGACCCGCTACGAGTGGGTCCTGGTCGACTTCGCGATATTGTGCGCCGGGGCCGCCACCACCACGCTGTACCCGACGACGAATGCCACGGACATCGCGTTCATCATCGCCAACTCCGGGAGCCGGGTGGTCTTCGCCGAGGACCAGGCACAGGTGGACAAGGTGCTCGCGCACCGGGCCGATCTGCCCGAAGTGGAACACGTCGTGATCATCGACGGGGTGGGCGACGGCGACTTCGTGATCACGTTGGCACAGCTGGAGATCCGGGGTCAGCAGCTGCTGAGCGAGACTCCCGACGTCATCGACAAGCGCGTCGCCGCGATCCGGCCGGACAGCCTCGCGAGCATCATCTACACCTCCGGGACCACCGGCCGTCCGAAGGGTGTCCGGCTTACCCACCGAGCGTGGACGTACACCGCGTCGGCCATCGACGCACTCCACATCCTCGGGCCCGACGATCTGAACTACCTGTGGCTGCCGTTGGCGCATGCCTTCGGCAAGGTCATGCTGGCACTGCCGCTGATCGTCGGCTATCCGACGGCGATCGACGGTCACGTCGACCGGATCGTCGCCAACCTGGCGGTGGTGCACCCGACGTTCATGGCGGCCGCGCCGCGCATCTTCGAGAAGGCGCACGCCCGCATCCAGGCCACCGTGGCGGAAGAAGGTGGGCTGAAGAAGACCGTTTTCGACTGGGCGATCGGCGTGGGGATCAGGGCGTCGGAGGCCAGGGAAGCCGGCAGACGTCTGTCGCCGCTGCTGTCGGTCCAGCACGCGATCGCCGACCGGCTGGTGTTCCAGTCGATCCGGAATCGCTTCGGCGGTCGGCTGCGGTTCTTCGTCTCGGCCGCCGCACCGCTGGATCGCGACATCGCGCGGTGGTTCGACGCCATCGGCATTCCCATGCTCGAGGGTTACGGCCTCACCGAGACGGCGGCGGCGTCGTTCATCAACCGCCCCGACGCGTACCGCTTCGGGACGGTCGGGCTGCCCTTCCTCGGTACCGAGGTCATGATCGCCGACGACGGCGAGATCTTGGTGCGGAGCCCGGGAGTGATGACCGGCTATCACGATCTGCCCGAAGCGACCGCCGAGGCGCTCGACAAGGACGGCTGGCTCCGGACCGGTGACATCGGTTCGATCGACGATGACGGATTCCTGCGCATCACCGACCGCAAGAAGGACTTGTTCAAGACCTCGCAGGGAAAGTACGTGGCGCCGACGGCGATCTCGGCGTCCTTCAAGGCGATCTGTCCATACGCCAGTGAGATGATCGTGGTGGGTGCGGCGCGCCCCTACTGCGTGGCACTGGTGGGCCTGGATGGCGACGCCATCATGCACTGGGCAGCCGAGAATGGCCTTGCGGGGCGATCTTTCGTCGAGGTGGCCCGGCACGACTCCACCCGCAAACTGATCGACGGATACGTCGACACGCTCAACGAGCAGTTGAATCGCTGGGAGCGGATCAGGAAGTTCGCTATCATCGATCGCGAATTATCCATCGCAACAGGTGATCTCACGCCCAGCCTCAAGGCAAAGCGCAACGTGATCATGGCGAAGTCCGCCGATGTCATCGAGCACCTCTACACATGA
- a CDS encoding alpha/beta fold hydrolase, giving the protein MRFTSVLFTITVGATLATLSGCGGAAAEQAPSEQPTPEGRPTVVLVHGAFADSSSWNGVIESLTRDGYPVIAAANPLRGLHSDAEYVESVISSVPGPVVLAGHSYGGPVMSEAAVGHPNVKALVYIASFILEPGETTSELAGKFPGGELGPALNTVPFPLPNGDTGNDLYIKQDEFRRVFAADVAPEVTELMAATQRPITEAALNEPATESAWKSIPSWNMVTTADLAVPAESMRFMGERAKSTTVEIDASHAVTVSHPDAVADLIGEAARATVA; this is encoded by the coding sequence ATGAGATTCACCTCTGTACTCTTCACCATCACGGTCGGCGCCACACTGGCCACCCTCTCCGGCTGCGGCGGCGCGGCCGCCGAGCAGGCCCCGTCGGAACAGCCCACTCCGGAGGGCAGGCCCACCGTTGTCCTGGTTCACGGGGCGTTCGCCGACTCCTCCAGCTGGAACGGGGTGATCGAGAGCCTCACGCGCGACGGCTACCCGGTGATCGCCGCGGCGAACCCGCTGCGCGGACTGCACAGCGACGCCGAGTACGTCGAGAGCGTCATCAGCAGCGTGCCTGGCCCAGTCGTGCTGGCGGGCCACTCGTACGGCGGTCCGGTGATGAGTGAGGCCGCGGTCGGGCACCCGAATGTCAAGGCGCTGGTGTACATCGCCAGCTTCATCCTGGAGCCGGGTGAGACCACCTCAGAGCTGGCTGGCAAGTTCCCCGGCGGTGAGCTGGGCCCGGCGCTGAACACCGTGCCGTTCCCACTTCCCAACGGTGACACGGGAAATGACCTGTACATCAAGCAGGACGAGTTCCGCAGGGTCTTCGCCGCCGACGTGGCGCCGGAGGTCACCGAGCTGATGGCAGCGACCCAGCGACCCATCACCGAGGCCGCCCTGAACGAACCGGCCACCGAGTCCGCGTGGAAGAGCATCCCCTCCTGGAACATGGTGACCACCGCAGACCTCGCGGTCCCCGCCGAGTCCATGCGCTTCATGGGGGAACGGGCGAAATCGACGACGGTGGAGATCGACGCCTCGCACGCCGTCACCGTCTCTCACCCCGACGCCGTCGCCGATCTGATCGGCGAAGCGGCGCGCGCCACCGTCGCATGA
- a CDS encoding 1-aminocyclopropane-1-carboxylate deaminase — translation MHLADFERYPLLFGPSPVHPLQRLSDHLGGAQIWAKREDCNSGLAYGGNKMRKLEYIVPDALAKGADTLVSIGGYQSNHTRQVAAVAARLGMKARLVQERWVDWPDVVNDKVGNILLSRIMGADVRLDPAGFGIGIKDSWETALEDVRAAGGVPYGIPAGASEHPLGGLGFANWAYEVQRQEQELDIFFDTIVVCTVTGSTHAGMIAGFAGQERPRRVLGIDASATIDKTREQVARIAAHTAELIGLGRALGDDEITVLEGWAGDLYGIPVQSTIDAIRLTAGLEGMIIDPVYEGKSMAGLIDLVRSGEIGPQSTVLYAHLGGQPALNAYAGAFG, via the coding sequence ATGCACCTTGCCGACTTCGAGCGGTACCCGTTGCTGTTCGGGCCCAGCCCCGTCCACCCGCTGCAGCGCCTGAGCGACCACCTGGGCGGCGCCCAGATCTGGGCCAAGCGCGAGGACTGCAACTCGGGGCTCGCCTACGGCGGCAACAAGATGCGCAAACTGGAGTACATCGTGCCCGATGCACTGGCCAAGGGTGCCGACACCCTGGTCTCGATCGGTGGCTATCAGTCCAACCACACCCGCCAGGTGGCGGCGGTGGCGGCCCGGCTCGGGATGAAGGCCCGTCTCGTGCAGGAGCGGTGGGTGGATTGGCCTGACGTCGTCAACGACAAGGTCGGCAACATCCTGTTGTCCCGGATCATGGGCGCGGACGTGCGGCTGGACCCCGCCGGATTCGGAATCGGCATCAAGGACTCCTGGGAGACCGCGCTCGAGGACGTCCGCGCGGCCGGGGGCGTGCCCTACGGGATCCCGGCGGGCGCGTCCGAACACCCGCTCGGCGGACTGGGATTCGCCAACTGGGCCTATGAGGTGCAGCGCCAGGAGCAGGAGCTCGACATCTTCTTCGACACCATCGTCGTCTGCACGGTCACCGGCTCGACGCACGCCGGGATGATCGCCGGGTTCGCCGGCCAGGAGCGGCCGCGTCGCGTCCTCGGCATCGACGCCTCCGCGACCATCGACAAGACGCGGGAGCAGGTGGCCCGCATCGCCGCGCACACCGCCGAGCTCATCGGTCTCGGACGGGCACTAGGCGATGACGAGATCACCGTTCTGGAGGGCTGGGCCGGCGACCTGTACGGCATTCCGGTGCAGTCCACCATCGATGCGATCCGGCTGACCGCCGGCCTGGAGGGGATGATCATCGACCCTGTGTACGAGGGGAAGTCGATGGCCGGGCTCATCGACCTGGTCCGCAGTGGTGAGATCGGACCGCAGTCGACGGTGCTCTACGCCCACCTGGGCGGGCAGCCGGCACTCAACGCGTATGCGGGGGCGTTCGGCTGA
- a CDS encoding dioxygenase family protein, producing MQSPVDQDITAVATARWATAHDARLSEIMQALVRHLHGFAREVRLTEPEWAAAMTWLARTGQISDAKRAEFILASDVLGLSMLVVEMNHDRDPGATPATVLGPFHIEGSPALPYGADMADGIGGIPLYITGVVRDISGRSVDGAVLDVWQADAHGIYEGQLDAEETRLRAKYTSQPGGAYCVRTIAPLGYSIPMDGPVGELISRTDISHYRPAHIHFLITAPGCQPLVTHLFEEGAPYLDSDVVFSTKSDLVVEFERHPPGPTPDGGSSDAPWLRAHYDFVLQQAATH from the coding sequence GTGCAGTCGCCCGTCGATCAGGACATCACCGCCGTCGCCACGGCGCGGTGGGCCACCGCTCACGATGCGCGGTTGTCGGAGATCATGCAGGCGTTGGTGCGACACCTGCATGGCTTCGCCCGCGAGGTCCGGCTCACCGAGCCCGAGTGGGCCGCCGCGATGACGTGGCTCGCCCGCACCGGACAGATCAGCGACGCCAAGCGTGCGGAGTTCATCCTCGCTTCCGACGTGCTGGGACTGTCCATGCTCGTCGTCGAGATGAACCACGACCGTGACCCGGGAGCCACCCCGGCCACGGTCCTGGGGCCGTTCCACATCGAGGGCTCACCCGCGCTGCCCTACGGCGCCGACATGGCCGACGGGATCGGCGGGATACCGCTGTACATCACCGGTGTGGTTCGCGACATCTCCGGCAGGTCCGTCGACGGGGCGGTGCTCGACGTGTGGCAGGCCGACGCGCACGGCATCTACGAGGGTCAACTCGACGCGGAGGAGACCCGGCTGCGCGCGAAGTACACCTCGCAGCCCGGTGGGGCCTACTGCGTGCGGACGATCGCACCGCTGGGCTACTCGATTCCGATGGACGGCCCTGTCGGCGAGCTGATCTCGCGCACCGACATCAGCCACTACCGCCCGGCGCACATTCATTTCCTCATCACGGCTCCCGGCTGCCAGCCGCTGGTCACCCATCTGTTCGAGGAGGGCGCACCGTACCTCGACTCAGACGTGGTGTTCAGCACCAAGTCCGACCTGGTGGTCGAGTTCGAACGGCACCCACCAGGTCCCACCCCCGACGGGGGGTCCTCCGACGCGCCCTGGCTGCGGGCGCACTACGACTTCGTGCTGCAGCAGGCAGCCACACATTGA
- a CDS encoding AAA family ATPase has translation MAELFGRRIELERIARFLARAQLTGDTRLVRGEPGVGKSALLAAAADQAQAAGMQVLRASGSEFEADVTYSGLNQLLLPLRDELSRLPPGMQGALSVALGFGPGPPPGELLVCNAALSLVVAAAEQNPLLILIDDLQWLDRASTVVFGFIARRVAGHRIGLVMSCRTGADCFIDRRGLTEQLVGPIDQGAAEQLVDEHYPHLSPGTRQRVLDLARGNPLALVELPDTLTGPATLTVDQPDVVPLSDRLHEMFAARIAALPEPTRQLLLVTAFDSGGDVRVLRNVAGEQPGLSDLAPAERAQLVHVDDGASRITFRHPLIRSTIVAMSTHEERRHAHLVLADSLHGDPERQAWHLASAAVGPDEAAAVLLDRVARRTMLRGDGLGAVSALVRAAELSTTTAGRGRRLAEAAYIGAESGGNLSEIVDPESLLAQARRAGTDSSGSLHAANAATFLMLNANGDVDTAHRLLVGAIETTDHGYRADDTALIEAMHTLLLLSWYACTPAHWEPFYRALRKLTPEPPDILALASKTFVDPVRTGAAAAPELERILATLAGEDDPSRIIRVGAASVYLDRLADTREAHWRVVHRSRDGGAARRHIGALMHLCLDGYLSGRWDESEELAHEGQQLGGTTGFTFFSWYFLYNRALIAAGRGRADEAFSLADEMTYWAKPRGVASVVLYAHHPRALAASATGDFDAAFRHASALSPAGVLTPYVPLCTWVMFDLVEAALRTGRDEDARAHLHAMREADVAALSPRMELIQRAVEALVLGEGEADARLESLLASPTSDRWLFEACRIRLAFAEALRRRKTPLSAQRHLIDAREGFAAIGAQPWLARTDQELRAKGFRPASEPPGATPPLTAQELQIAHLAASGMTNRQIGERLYLSHRTVGAHLYRVFPKLGVTSRAGLRDALSAHPGLDVPVSRTPPHTR, from the coding sequence ATGGCGGAACTGTTCGGTCGGCGCATCGAGCTCGAGCGGATCGCGCGCTTCCTCGCCAGGGCGCAACTCACCGGGGACACCCGGCTGGTCCGCGGCGAACCCGGCGTCGGCAAATCCGCCCTGCTCGCCGCGGCGGCAGACCAGGCCCAGGCGGCCGGCATGCAGGTGCTGCGTGCGTCGGGATCGGAGTTCGAGGCCGACGTCACCTACTCCGGGCTCAACCAGCTGCTGCTCCCGCTGCGCGACGAGCTGAGCCGTCTTCCACCCGGCATGCAGGGCGCCCTGTCGGTTGCGCTCGGATTCGGCCCCGGCCCGCCGCCCGGTGAACTGCTCGTCTGCAATGCCGCCCTGTCCCTCGTCGTCGCGGCCGCCGAGCAGAACCCTCTGTTGATACTGATCGACGATCTCCAGTGGCTCGACCGCGCCAGCACGGTCGTGTTCGGATTCATCGCCCGACGGGTGGCGGGTCATCGGATCGGGCTTGTCATGTCGTGCCGGACCGGCGCCGACTGCTTCATCGACCGGCGGGGCTTGACCGAGCAGCTCGTCGGGCCGATCGACCAGGGGGCGGCAGAGCAACTGGTCGACGAGCACTACCCTCACCTGTCGCCGGGGACGCGCCAACGGGTGCTCGACCTGGCCCGGGGAAACCCGCTGGCGCTGGTGGAGCTTCCTGACACGTTGACCGGACCGGCGACGCTGACCGTCGACCAGCCCGACGTCGTACCGCTCAGCGATCGGCTGCACGAGATGTTCGCCGCCCGCATCGCGGCCCTACCCGAGCCCACCCGTCAACTGCTGCTGGTCACCGCGTTCGACAGCGGCGGCGACGTTCGCGTCCTGCGTAACGTGGCCGGTGAGCAGCCCGGCCTGAGCGACCTCGCTCCGGCCGAGCGGGCGCAACTGGTGCACGTCGACGACGGCGCCTCCCGAATCACGTTCCGGCACCCGCTGATTCGATCGACCATCGTCGCCATGTCCACTCATGAGGAACGGCGCCACGCCCACCTGGTGCTGGCCGATTCACTGCACGGCGACCCGGAACGGCAAGCGTGGCATCTTGCTTCTGCCGCGGTCGGACCGGACGAGGCGGCGGCCGTGCTGCTCGACCGAGTGGCGCGCCGGACCATGCTCCGCGGCGACGGTCTCGGCGCTGTGTCGGCGCTCGTCCGCGCAGCCGAACTGAGCACGACCACCGCGGGCCGGGGACGCAGGCTCGCCGAGGCCGCCTACATCGGGGCCGAATCCGGCGGCAACCTCAGCGAGATCGTCGACCCGGAAAGCCTTCTGGCACAGGCCAGACGAGCAGGCACGGACTCCAGCGGATCGCTACATGCGGCGAATGCCGCGACGTTCCTGATGCTCAACGCCAACGGGGACGTCGATACCGCACACCGACTCCTCGTGGGCGCCATCGAAACCACCGACCACGGCTACCGAGCCGACGACACCGCGTTGATCGAAGCGATGCATACGCTGCTGCTCCTGTCCTGGTACGCCTGCACCCCTGCCCACTGGGAACCGTTCTACCGCGCGTTGCGGAAGCTGACCCCCGAGCCGCCAGACATCCTGGCGCTGGCCAGCAAGACCTTCGTCGACCCGGTGCGCACCGGTGCCGCAGCAGCACCCGAGCTGGAGCGCATCCTCGCCACACTTGCGGGTGAGGACGACCCGTCGAGAATCATCCGCGTCGGCGCGGCGTCGGTGTACCTGGACCGTCTGGCAGACACGCGCGAAGCACACTGGCGGGTGGTGCATCGAAGCCGAGACGGCGGTGCCGCCCGCAGGCATATCGGCGCGCTGATGCACCTGTGCCTGGACGGCTACCTCAGCGGACGATGGGATGAGTCCGAAGAACTCGCCCACGAAGGACAGCAACTCGGTGGGACAACCGGTTTCACCTTCTTCTCGTGGTACTTCCTGTACAACCGGGCGTTGATCGCGGCCGGCCGCGGACGCGCCGACGAGGCGTTCTCGCTGGCCGACGAGATGACCTACTGGGCCAAACCCCGCGGTGTCGCCAGTGTTGTCCTCTACGCCCACCATCCCCGCGCGCTCGCCGCGTCGGCCACGGGTGACTTCGACGCCGCATTCCGCCACGCCTCTGCGTTGAGCCCGGCCGGCGTCCTGACTCCCTATGTCCCGCTGTGCACCTGGGTGATGTTCGACCTCGTGGAGGCAGCGCTGCGCACCGGACGCGACGAGGATGCCCGAGCGCATCTGCACGCCATGCGGGAGGCCGATGTCGCCGCGCTGTCGCCGCGGATGGAGTTGATCCAGCGCGCGGTGGAGGCACTGGTCCTCGGCGAGGGGGAAGCGGATGCCCGGCTGGAAAGCCTGCTCGCCTCCCCCACCTCCGACCGATGGTTGTTCGAGGCGTGCCGCATCCGCCTTGCCTTCGCCGAAGCGCTTCGGCGCCGCAAGACCCCGCTTTCGGCGCAGCGGCACCTCATCGACGCCCGTGAGGGCTTCGCCGCGATCGGCGCCCAACCGTGGCTGGCGCGTACGGATCAGGAGTTGCGAGCCAAGGGATTCCGGCCGGCGAGCGAGCCGCCGGGCGCCACCCCACCGTTGACGGCACAGGAGCTGCAGATCGCGCACCTGGCCGCCAGCGGGATGACCAACCGGCAGATCGGCGAGCGGCTGTACCTGTCACACCGCACCGTGGGCGCGCACCTGTACCGCGTCTTCCCCAAGCTGGGTGTGACGTCGCGCGCCGGGCTCCGGGACGCGCTGTCGGCGCACCCGGGCCTGGACGTCCCGGTCAGCCGAACGCCCCCGCATACGCGTTGA
- a CDS encoding GntR family transcriptional regulator, translating into MPVPVASTAEGRQLLRDSVFVRIRDAIIDGTLEPGERLVDGELSGWLGVSRTPIREALARLDAAGLVETKPGRYTIVSPIDPRTLADAQQVTAAMNELAVRTAVPLLTEDDLTGMRTANQTFAEALRAGDVAAAVAADDAFHRIPVDRAGNAAIRTVLDQYTPVLRRVERIRFASLRGRDSVAQHARIIAFAEAGDAEAAAAETRKNWLTLDAYATEG; encoded by the coding sequence ATGCCGGTTCCCGTTGCCAGTACCGCCGAGGGGCGGCAGTTGCTGCGCGACAGCGTGTTTGTGCGGATCCGCGATGCCATCATCGACGGGACGCTGGAACCGGGTGAGCGCCTGGTCGACGGCGAGCTCAGCGGCTGGCTCGGGGTGAGCCGAACCCCGATCAGGGAGGCCTTGGCCCGCCTCGACGCGGCCGGTCTGGTCGAGACCAAGCCCGGCCGTTACACGATCGTCAGCCCGATCGATCCTCGCACCCTGGCCGACGCGCAGCAGGTGACGGCGGCGATGAACGAGCTTGCCGTGCGCACGGCGGTTCCGCTGCTCACCGAGGACGATCTGACCGGGATGCGCACCGCCAACCAGACTTTCGCAGAGGCGTTGCGTGCAGGAGATGTCGCCGCCGCCGTGGCGGCAGACGACGCATTCCACCGAATTCCTGTCGACCGGGCGGGGAACGCGGCAATCCGGACGGTGCTCGACCAGTACACACCGGTACTTAGGCGGGTCGAGCGCATCCGGTTCGCCTCGCTGCGTGGCCGCGACTCGGTCGCCCAGCACGCCCGCATCATCGCGTTCGCCGAGGCCGGTGACGCGGAGGCCGCCGCGGCCGAAACCCGGAAGAACTGGCTGACCCTGGACGCGTACGCCACCGAAGGCTGA
- a CDS encoding alpha/beta fold hydrolase codes for MKPTIVLVHGAFAESASWNGVIRCLHTTGHRVIAAANPLRTLTTDAATVADLLAGIQGPIVLVGHSYGGAVITNAARGNTGVKALVYVAAIAPDKGESAPDLLGKYPGATLGEHVYQVPLADGTADAYVHQNAYHQHVCADLSAEQAALDAATQRPFNTAAFNEGSGEPAWKTVPSWFIYPELDLAIPAQTFRFMAERAEARATVEVPGASHALPASQPEVVAEFILQAAADV; via the coding sequence GTGAAACCCACCATCGTGCTCGTCCACGGCGCCTTCGCCGAGTCCGCGAGCTGGAACGGTGTCATCCGCTGCCTGCACACCACCGGCCACCGCGTCATCGCCGCGGCCAACCCGCTGCGCACCCTGACCACCGACGCCGCCACTGTCGCAGACCTGCTGGCCGGCATCCAGGGGCCGATCGTGCTGGTGGGTCACTCCTACGGCGGCGCCGTCATCACCAACGCGGCCCGCGGCAACACCGGTGTCAAAGCACTGGTCTATGTCGCCGCCATTGCACCCGACAAAGGCGAGAGTGCCCCCGATCTGCTGGGTAAGTACCCCGGCGCCACGCTGGGCGAGCACGTCTACCAGGTGCCGCTCGCCGACGGTACCGCTGACGCCTACGTGCATCAGAACGCCTACCACCAGCACGTCTGTGCCGACCTGAGCGCCGAGCAGGCCGCACTGGACGCCGCAACGCAGCGCCCTTTCAACACCGCGGCGTTCAACGAGGGTTCGGGCGAACCCGCATGGAAGACGGTTCCGTCCTGGTTCATCTATCCCGAACTCGACCTCGCCATCCCGGCGCAGACCTTCCGCTTCATGGCCGAGCGTGCCGAGGCCCGTGCCACGGTGGAGGTTCCCGGCGCCTCGCACGCACTCCCGGCCTCGCAGCCCGAGGTCGTTGCTGAGTTCATCCTCCAGGCCGCGGCCGACGTCTGA